A DNA window from Mycolicibacter hiberniae contains the following coding sequences:
- a CDS encoding cysteine hydrolase — MPRPSLRDLISPSTTALVTQECQGGVIGPQAGLPMLAREAEQEAIPNITKLLPAARAAGVAVVHCLIQRRTDGRGSNSNARLFAAGSSFGADLTPGSAGASLLPGLGPHESDLVLTRTHGLSPMTGTDLDSVLRNMGITTIVGVGVSVNVAITNFVMDAVNRSYQFVLPRDAVAGYPSEYAEAVIDNTLALLATVTCTEDVMTAWSEG, encoded by the coding sequence ATGCCTCGACCCAGCCTTCGTGACCTCATCTCGCCGAGCACCACCGCCCTGGTCACCCAGGAGTGCCAGGGCGGTGTGATCGGCCCCCAGGCCGGATTGCCGATGCTGGCCCGGGAGGCGGAGCAAGAGGCGATCCCGAACATCACCAAGCTGCTGCCGGCGGCCCGCGCAGCGGGCGTCGCCGTCGTACATTGCCTGATCCAGCGCCGGACCGACGGTCGCGGGTCCAATTCGAATGCCCGACTGTTCGCAGCCGGAAGTTCTTTCGGCGCGGACCTGACCCCCGGCAGCGCCGGGGCGTCACTGCTGCCGGGGCTCGGCCCACACGAGTCCGATCTGGTGCTCACCCGCACCCACGGTCTCAGCCCCATGACGGGCACCGACCTCGACTCCGTGTTACGCAACATGGGCATCACAACCATTGTCGGCGTCGGCGTTTCGGTGAATGTGGCGATAACCAACTTTGTGATGGACGCCGTGAACCGAAGCTATCAATTCGTACTCCCCCGCGACGCGGTCGCGGGCTACCCCAGCGAATACGCCGAGGCGGTCATCGATAACACCCTGGCGCTGCTGGCGACCGTGACCTGCACCGAAGACGTGATGACTGCCTGGTCGGAGGGCTGA
- a CDS encoding nuclear transport factor 2 family protein encodes MHQWELLVRESVRQTLADYTAATDRFDLHALAACFALEGVLEFTGADEPLVGPPAIEAGLAAAMSPRDAARRTPTFVRHHVSSIRFGLVNAGRAEVSSYFAVHTDIGLDHWGRYRDVLVPENGVWLFAQRRISVDAFAANSLMAV; translated from the coding sequence ATGCACCAGTGGGAACTGTTGGTCCGGGAGTCGGTGCGGCAGACACTGGCTGACTACACAGCGGCGACGGATCGTTTCGATCTGCATGCCCTCGCCGCGTGTTTCGCGCTCGAGGGCGTATTGGAGTTCACCGGTGCAGACGAGCCGCTTGTCGGGCCCCCGGCGATCGAGGCCGGCCTGGCCGCAGCGATGAGCCCGCGCGATGCGGCGCGCCGGACCCCGACATTTGTGCGACATCACGTATCCAGCATCAGATTCGGACTCGTCAACGCCGGGCGGGCCGAGGTGAGCAGCTACTTCGCGGTGCACACCGACATCGGGCTGGACCACTGGGGCAGGTACCGCGACGTGTTGGTACCCGAGAACGGCGTTTGGTTGTTCGCCCAGCGCCGGATCTCGGTGGACGCCTTCGCCGCGAACAGTCTGATGGCGGTGTGA
- a CDS encoding TIGR03619 family F420-dependent LLM class oxidoreductase, whose protein sequence is MTISFSLELPTQRVDRTDEFITASAIADIARLAEAAGYAAVHVTDHPAPDAKWLDHGGHHALDPFVALSFAAAATTSLRLLTNVYIAGYRNPFLGAKSIHSLQVLSGGRLILGTAAGYLKPEFRALGVDFDQRGALLDEALDVLDQVLSGDDVAYVGTSFAARGVRLRPEATRPPVWIGGNSKPAVRRAINRGQGWAPFNTFGYATASRTAEISTVEELESAIAWARGYAAEVGRSAPLDICFSAGNMLDEDRSADERHDLIDRLAAAGVTWLTVAPSGDDRDEYVERAQTFAKEFVSA, encoded by the coding sequence TTGACGATTTCCTTTTCGCTGGAGCTGCCGACCCAGCGCGTCGATCGCACGGATGAGTTCATCACCGCTTCGGCCATCGCCGATATCGCACGCCTTGCCGAGGCCGCGGGATATGCGGCGGTGCATGTCACCGACCACCCCGCCCCGGATGCCAAATGGCTTGACCACGGCGGGCACCACGCGCTGGACCCCTTCGTCGCCCTGTCGTTCGCGGCCGCCGCGACGACATCGTTGCGGCTGCTCACCAATGTCTACATCGCCGGGTACCGCAATCCCTTTCTCGGCGCCAAATCCATCCACAGCCTCCAGGTACTGTCCGGCGGCCGACTCATCCTCGGCACGGCGGCCGGCTATCTGAAACCCGAGTTCCGGGCGCTCGGTGTGGACTTCGACCAACGCGGCGCACTGCTCGATGAGGCGCTGGACGTGCTGGATCAGGTACTCAGCGGTGACGACGTCGCTTACGTCGGCACGTCCTTTGCCGCCCGCGGGGTGCGGCTACGCCCGGAGGCGACCCGGCCACCGGTATGGATCGGCGGCAACAGCAAGCCTGCGGTTCGGCGTGCGATCAACCGGGGCCAGGGGTGGGCGCCGTTCAACACCTTCGGCTATGCCACCGCGTCTCGTACCGCCGAGATCTCCACCGTGGAGGAACTGGAATCGGCGATCGCATGGGCCAGAGGTTACGCCGCCGAGGTAGGCCGTAGCGCCCCCTTGGACATCTGCTTCTCGGCGGGAAACATGCTGGACGAGGACCGGTCTGCCGATGAACGACACGACCTGATCGACCGCCTGGCCGCTGCCGGCGTCACGTGGCTGACCGTCGCACCCTCCGGCGATGACCGCGACGAATACGTCGAGCGCGCGCAGACCTTCGCCAAGGAATTCGTCAGCGCGTGA
- a CDS encoding acyl-CoA dehydrogenase family protein, with protein MTAAQDELRQAVRGFLAATSDSAAVRSLIDSDTGYDATAWHRMASELGLHGIAVPERFGGAGAGNAELAVVFEEMGAALLCAPFFATVALAIPAILGSADDDAIAEFVPPLADGSATATLVLNGRLGPWDESAIAVTARGDDRVGYTVYGDAPMVLDGHTADVVLVAADCEAGTSLFAVDGRAEGLFRRPLAGLDRTRRIGHLHFDGAPARPVGRPGAAGPGLALVADVATMLLAAEQLGGAARCLDTAVGYAKDRIQFGRPIGSFQAVKHRCADMLVLVEGARSAVAHAAALTDPDELAVAASVAKLTASETFTQVALDNMRVHGGLGFTWEHDAHLYVRRAKSSSLMFGDPDHHALRLGELVTTTPA; from the coding sequence ATGACCGCAGCGCAGGATGAACTACGGCAGGCCGTCCGCGGGTTCCTGGCCGCCACTTCCGACAGCGCCGCAGTCAGAAGCTTGATCGACAGCGACACCGGCTATGACGCGACCGCGTGGCACCGGATGGCCTCCGAGCTGGGGCTGCACGGGATAGCGGTCCCCGAGCGGTTCGGTGGCGCCGGCGCCGGCAACGCCGAACTGGCCGTGGTGTTCGAGGAGATGGGCGCGGCCCTGTTGTGCGCGCCGTTCTTCGCCACGGTGGCACTGGCCATCCCCGCCATCCTCGGCAGCGCCGACGACGACGCCATCGCCGAGTTCGTCCCACCCCTCGCCGATGGTTCGGCCACCGCGACCTTGGTCCTCAACGGTCGACTCGGCCCGTGGGATGAGTCGGCAATCGCAGTGACCGCCCGCGGAGACGACCGCGTGGGCTACACCGTTTACGGCGATGCTCCGATGGTTCTCGACGGCCATACCGCTGACGTCGTGCTGGTCGCCGCCGACTGCGAGGCCGGTACCTCGTTGTTCGCCGTCGACGGACGCGCGGAAGGTCTGTTCCGCCGCCCTCTTGCCGGACTGGACCGCACCCGCCGGATCGGCCACCTCCACTTCGACGGCGCACCTGCCCGACCGGTCGGCCGTCCCGGCGCCGCCGGGCCCGGACTGGCCCTGGTCGCCGACGTCGCCACGATGCTGCTGGCGGCCGAGCAGCTCGGTGGTGCGGCGCGCTGCCTGGACACCGCCGTCGGGTACGCCAAAGACCGGATTCAATTCGGTCGCCCGATCGGCAGCTTCCAGGCCGTCAAACACCGGTGCGCCGACATGCTGGTGCTCGTCGAGGGCGCCCGTTCAGCTGTCGCGCACGCGGCGGCGTTGACCGATCCGGACGAACTCGCCGTTGCCGCATCGGTGGCGAAACTGACTGCCTCCGAAACGTTTACTCAGGTGGCACTCGACAATATGCGAGTCCACGGCGGCCTGGGCTTCACCTGGGAACACGACGCGCATCTCTATGTACGGCGAGCCAAGTCCAGTTCGCTGATGTTCGGCGACCCCGACCATCACGCGCTACGGCTCGGCGAACTGGTCACCACAACACCCGCCTGA
- a CDS encoding amidohydrolase family protein, translated as MTAQLDYGIFDCDTHCYETRDAFTRYLPTEFRDRAIAPVRGADGKESILAGHRIATFNSEAGLGFDLAYRPGSLKEMLKQMGSGNPDETYEPQPMQPEWLEREPRLRVMAEQNVERAVIFPAGMALAAEHYVDDTAALYANIRSFNRWFDETWGFNHQDKIYATALLSLRDLDSAIAETEAIIEQGVKLVLLPTGPAYGRSPGDPYFDPIYARLQEAGATLVFHIQPFWYFTAISPAWGHTADPAAWHMSAWQWMNVYGQRPIEDTLSALIFDNLFGRFPGLNVLVAEHGAEWVPQFLIHMDKSRGMGRNGPWIGGKLTERPSEIFRRHVGVVPYPEDDIPAIVDRLGYDECLLMGSDYPHAEGLAEPADFVKLLDPLDDAAKRRIMRDNADALLRRS; from the coding sequence GTGACGGCGCAACTCGACTACGGGATCTTCGACTGCGATACCCATTGCTATGAAACACGCGATGCGTTTACGCGCTACTTGCCCACGGAGTTTCGCGACCGGGCCATCGCGCCGGTACGGGGCGCCGACGGCAAGGAGAGCATTCTCGCCGGGCACCGGATCGCCACCTTCAACAGTGAGGCGGGATTGGGATTCGATCTGGCCTACCGGCCGGGCTCGCTCAAAGAGATGCTCAAACAGATGGGCTCGGGAAACCCCGATGAGACCTACGAGCCGCAGCCCATGCAGCCGGAATGGCTGGAACGGGAACCGCGGCTGCGGGTGATGGCGGAGCAGAACGTCGAGCGCGCGGTCATCTTCCCGGCGGGTATGGCCTTGGCGGCCGAACACTATGTGGACGACACCGCTGCGCTCTATGCCAATATCCGCTCCTTCAACCGCTGGTTCGATGAGACCTGGGGCTTCAACCATCAGGACAAGATCTACGCCACCGCACTGCTTTCGCTGCGCGACCTTGATTCGGCTATCGCCGAGACAGAGGCGATCATCGAGCAGGGGGTCAAGCTGGTGTTGCTGCCGACCGGCCCGGCCTACGGACGCTCACCGGGGGATCCGTACTTCGACCCGATCTACGCTCGGCTTCAGGAGGCGGGCGCCACCCTGGTCTTCCATATCCAGCCGTTCTGGTATTTCACCGCGATCTCGCCCGCCTGGGGGCACACCGCCGACCCGGCGGCCTGGCACATGTCGGCCTGGCAGTGGATGAACGTCTACGGTCAGCGGCCCATCGAGGACACGTTGTCGGCACTGATCTTCGACAACCTCTTCGGGCGCTTTCCCGGGCTCAACGTTCTGGTCGCCGAGCACGGAGCGGAATGGGTGCCCCAGTTCCTGATCCACATGGACAAGAGCCGGGGCATGGGACGCAACGGACCGTGGATCGGTGGCAAGCTCACCGAGCGTCCCTCGGAGATATTCCGCCGTCATGTGGGCGTCGTGCCCTATCCCGAGGATGACATCCCCGCCATCGTCGACCGGCTCGGTTACGACGAATGCCTGCTGATGGGGTCGGACTACCCCCATGCCGAGGGCCTGGCCGAACCGGCCGACTTCGTCAAGCTGCTCGACCCGCTCGACGATGCGGCCAAGCGGCGGATCATGCGGGACAACGCCGACGCGCTGCTGCGCCGGAGCTAG
- a CDS encoding acyl-CoA dehydrogenase family protein, whose amino-acid sequence MPTDDELGVDLDFLRASARAFLAERGEKDSVEELARMDWTGLLVDEAHGGVGWRPVEAAVVAEEIGRAGDRSAWLGSVVAAAALATAPDAVRRRLLPGVLDGSVTAAVALRTAGAGAVRVARVDRSEILMLLADEGIELIDDLDALPRYDDADLLDVHRPVHRVDVSAASKRDIGTAGRSAALRGVARLLVSADSIGALAATFDRLVSYLNDRTAFGARIASFQAVQHRLVDLLVLQVKSRAIVMKAMRAVAVNDPRAAVLTAAAHAFVTANTTAAVDECMQLSGGIGFTWEYPLHHELRRVFGNAQLFGTARSSHRELGEVAGW is encoded by the coding sequence GTGCCGACCGACGACGAACTCGGGGTCGACCTCGATTTCCTTCGTGCCTCCGCGCGCGCCTTCCTGGCCGAACGCGGCGAGAAGGACTCCGTCGAGGAGCTGGCCCGGATGGACTGGACCGGCCTGCTCGTCGACGAGGCCCACGGCGGCGTGGGTTGGCGTCCCGTGGAGGCAGCCGTCGTCGCCGAGGAAATCGGTCGTGCCGGCGACCGCAGCGCGTGGTTGGGCAGCGTGGTGGCCGCAGCCGCACTCGCCACGGCTCCCGACGCCGTCCGGCGGCGCCTGCTACCCGGTGTGCTCGACGGATCCGTCACCGCCGCGGTGGCGCTGCGGACCGCAGGGGCCGGGGCGGTCCGAGTGGCCCGGGTGGACCGCAGCGAGATCCTGATGCTCTTGGCCGACGAGGGGATCGAACTCATCGACGATCTCGATGCGCTGCCGCGATACGACGACGCGGATCTGCTCGACGTGCATCGGCCCGTGCACCGGGTGGACGTCAGCGCTGCCTCGAAACGCGATATCGGTACGGCCGGGCGGTCCGCGGCGCTGCGCGGGGTGGCCCGGCTGCTCGTCAGTGCCGACTCCATCGGTGCGCTCGCGGCCACTTTCGACCGCCTGGTCAGCTATCTGAACGACCGGACCGCCTTCGGCGCGCGCATCGCCAGCTTTCAGGCCGTACAGCACCGTCTGGTGGATCTGCTGGTGCTTCAAGTCAAATCCCGCGCGATCGTCATGAAGGCCATGCGGGCGGTGGCCGTGAACGATCCGCGCGCCGCAGTGCTGACCGCGGCCGCCCATGCCTTCGTGACTGCCAACACGACCGCCGCGGTCGATGAATGCATGCAGCTGTCCGGCGGGATCGGCTTCACCTGGGAGTACCCGCTGCACCATGAGCTGCGCCGGGTCTTCGGCAACGCGCAGCTGTTCGGCACCGCCCGATCGAGCCACCGCGAACTGGGGGAGGTGGCGGGCTGGTGA
- a CDS encoding acyl-CoA dehydrogenase family protein has protein sequence MTTTAVRPSAESLAAFRSAVRKFIAQNAPDVRAREGHRAPVDAAQEALLRSWFAALFDAGFVGADWPVEYGGRADFHPLHDRIVSEEILRARAPRPVDQVNLAAHVLLHYGSPEQKQTLLPPIRSSEHVWCQLLSEPDAGSDIAAVRCRGAQQADGSWELHGQKTWITDGHWADMGLALVRTDPSSSRHHGLSVFAVPLTAAGVEVRPIRTVGDAIEVNEVFLNGVRLSADSVVGEPGQGWSIIMTGLDFERFGIGGNVILLELLIDDLIMLAKAGTVGGVPALQCADIRHRLSELAVEVEVAKAFIDDHVERMIVGADEVGDGSIAKLSFAETYHRVSAYGAELAAATELDPSSDSAAHGAKQRLRECWLWSRAYTISGGSSEIMRNILAKRRLMLPSR, from the coding sequence GTGACCACCACGGCTGTTCGGCCCAGCGCTGAGTCATTGGCGGCGTTTCGTTCTGCGGTAAGGAAATTCATCGCCCAAAACGCGCCCGACGTGCGCGCCCGAGAAGGGCACCGAGCGCCGGTCGATGCTGCCCAGGAAGCGCTGCTGCGCAGCTGGTTCGCGGCCCTGTTCGACGCCGGATTCGTGGGTGCGGACTGGCCCGTGGAATACGGGGGCCGGGCCGATTTCCACCCCCTGCACGATCGCATCGTCAGCGAGGAGATTCTGCGCGCCCGGGCGCCGCGGCCCGTCGACCAGGTCAATCTCGCCGCACACGTACTACTGCATTACGGATCGCCGGAACAGAAGCAGACACTGCTGCCCCCCATCCGCAGCAGTGAGCACGTCTGGTGCCAGCTGTTGAGCGAGCCCGATGCGGGTAGCGATATCGCCGCCGTGCGGTGCCGCGGAGCGCAGCAGGCCGACGGCAGCTGGGAACTGCACGGCCAGAAGACCTGGATCACCGACGGGCACTGGGCGGATATGGGTCTGGCGCTGGTCCGCACCGATCCGTCGTCATCGCGTCACCACGGACTGTCGGTCTTTGCGGTCCCCCTCACCGCGGCCGGTGTCGAGGTGCGCCCTATTCGCACAGTCGGTGACGCCATCGAGGTGAACGAGGTCTTCCTCAACGGGGTCAGACTGTCGGCCGACAGTGTGGTCGGGGAGCCGGGCCAGGGCTGGTCGATCATCATGACCGGTCTGGACTTCGAACGGTTCGGCATCGGCGGTAACGTCATCTTGCTCGAACTGCTCATCGATGACCTGATCATGCTGGCCAAAGCCGGCACAGTGGGAGGTGTTCCCGCTCTGCAATGCGCCGACATTCGTCACAGATTGTCCGAACTCGCCGTCGAGGTCGAGGTGGCAAAAGCGTTCATCGATGATCACGTGGAGCGCATGATCGTCGGTGCCGACGAGGTCGGAGACGGTTCGATCGCCAAGCTGAGCTTCGCTGAGACCTATCATCGGGTATCTGCTTACGGCGCTGAGTTGGCGGCTGCCACCGAACTCGACCCATCGAGCGATTCGGCCGCCCACGGCGCCAAACAACGTCTGCGCGAATGTTGGCTGTGGTCAAGGGCGTACACCATATCCGGTGGTAGCTCGGAGATCATGCGCAATATTCTCGCCAAGCGCCGGCTGATGTTGCCGAGCCGGTGA
- a CDS encoding class I adenylate-forming enzyme family protein, with the protein MTTFWGLVETAASRHPDRVVLIDDYGRSLTNAQLRAAALGTAAALTQRGVSAETVVSWQLPTTLETMVVMVALARLGAVQNPVLPIWRSSELGFVTAQLGTEVLIIPGVWRGFDHRALAGELSRERNMSVVVIDHEMPLTAGLRLPAGDPAVLGPPPHSAECPRWVYYSSGTTAAPKGIRHCDRSVIAGAAGVIKMVGASSGDVNPIAFPISHIGGAAMLAAALLTGMRLVLFDVFDPTDTPRAMAAHGATLLGSATPFFAAFIAAQRANGSEPLFDRLRGCVGGGAPITAELGQRVRQTLAVAGVANAWGLTEFPVATSPPPDGDAYTLDHTVGRPVPGVAVRVVDDAEREVGVGDEGELRLKGPQCFLGYVDAELDADAFDGDGWFRSGDRGRIDIHGNVIVTGRIKDTIIRNAENISTLEVEGVLATHPAVADVAVIGVPDPRTGERVCAVVVAQAAGPVTLDSLVAHCRQRGLSAHKAPERLELVEALPRNLTGKVLKTELRERFGRSAGDPGPRREKTSFETSETS; encoded by the coding sequence GTGACAACGTTTTGGGGCCTGGTGGAGACCGCGGCCAGCCGGCATCCCGACCGGGTAGTGCTGATCGATGATTACGGTCGCAGCCTGACCAACGCGCAGCTGCGCGCCGCGGCACTGGGCACGGCCGCCGCCCTCACGCAGCGCGGGGTGTCCGCCGAAACCGTCGTGTCCTGGCAGTTGCCGACCACCCTGGAGACGATGGTCGTGATGGTGGCGCTGGCCCGGTTGGGTGCTGTTCAGAACCCCGTGCTGCCGATCTGGCGTTCCAGCGAGTTGGGTTTCGTGACTGCGCAGCTCGGTACCGAGGTGTTGATCATCCCCGGGGTGTGGCGGGGTTTCGACCACCGGGCACTGGCCGGTGAACTCAGCCGAGAACGGAACATGTCCGTGGTGGTCATCGACCACGAGATGCCGCTCACCGCCGGCCTGAGACTACCGGCGGGAGATCCGGCGGTACTCGGGCCGCCACCGCATTCGGCGGAATGCCCTCGCTGGGTCTATTACTCTTCGGGAACAACCGCCGCTCCCAAGGGCATTCGGCATTGTGATCGCTCGGTCATCGCCGGGGCGGCCGGCGTGATCAAGATGGTGGGCGCGTCCAGCGGAGATGTCAACCCGATCGCTTTCCCGATCTCGCACATCGGCGGTGCCGCGATGTTGGCCGCCGCTCTGTTGACCGGTATGCGGCTGGTCCTGTTCGACGTCTTCGACCCGACCGACACTCCCCGGGCGATGGCCGCCCACGGGGCGACCCTGCTGGGATCGGCCACCCCCTTCTTTGCGGCATTCATCGCCGCCCAGCGGGCGAACGGATCCGAGCCGCTGTTCGATCGACTCCGCGGGTGTGTCGGAGGGGGTGCGCCGATCACCGCCGAGCTCGGCCAGCGGGTGCGGCAGACTCTCGCGGTGGCCGGAGTGGCCAACGCCTGGGGTTTGACCGAGTTCCCGGTGGCCACATCACCGCCTCCGGACGGCGACGCCTACACCCTCGACCACACCGTCGGCAGACCCGTACCGGGCGTCGCGGTACGGGTGGTCGATGATGCCGAGCGCGAGGTGGGTGTGGGTGATGAAGGGGAGTTGCGGCTGAAAGGTCCGCAGTGCTTCCTGGGCTATGTCGACGCTGAGCTGGACGCGGACGCTTTCGACGGTGACGGCTGGTTCCGCAGCGGTGATCGGGGGCGTATCGACATCCACGGCAACGTGATCGTGACCGGCCGGATCAAGGACACGATCATCCGCAATGCGGAGAACATCTCCACGCTGGAGGTCGAGGGAGTGCTTGCCACTCATCCCGCGGTGGCCGATGTCGCTGTGATCGGGGTGCCCGACCCGCGGACCGGGGAACGGGTCTGTGCTGTCGTCGTCGCACAGGCGGCCGGGCCGGTGACGCTGGACTCGCTGGTAGCGCACTGCCGGCAGCGCGGACTGAGCGCCCACAAGGCGCCCGAGCGTCTCGAACTGGTGGAAGCGCTACCGCGCAACCTCACCGGCAAGGTCCTCAAAACCGAACTGCGTGAGCGGTTCGGGCGATCAGCAGGAGATCCGGGTCCACGCAGGGAGAAAACATCATTCGAGACATCAGAGACCTCGTAG
- a CDS encoding dihydrodipicolinate reductase, producing MAITVVHAGTGLTGREALRGVLDDPDLDLIGLLVSARDKVGRDAGSFCGRGDTGVLAHADFDAVLRQRPDCVTYCSTAVGREEAAYDQIARLLQAGINVVTISTIPMVYPPAAPSQWRSLLESACKQGGSTFYASGCEPGIISMHLPVALLAGAGRIDSYRMDEYAVGMDEVYPIWDVLHESMGFGKPDGHVPARIASGKVHHDWEPVVRYIADVLGLRLDSVDLEWETLLAPDDLKTALGTIGKGTICGHRWKLAGMVDGRPLVSIQYFATVSSTPWPDSWPKPEGGAGMVHRIVGRPSLRLQVSFEEGPDEDANPSLVFTGQAIVNAIPHVVESPPGLLEPVLGRSVATRGSRTAVRT from the coding sequence GTGGCAATAACTGTGGTTCACGCCGGGACAGGATTGACCGGCCGCGAAGCTCTTCGCGGCGTGCTCGATGACCCGGACCTGGACCTGATCGGGCTACTCGTGTCTGCTCGGGACAAGGTCGGCAGAGACGCGGGCAGCTTCTGCGGACGCGGTGACACCGGTGTCTTGGCGCACGCCGATTTCGACGCCGTCCTTCGCCAGCGGCCGGACTGCGTCACGTACTGCTCGACGGCTGTGGGTCGCGAAGAAGCGGCATATGACCAGATCGCTCGGCTGTTGCAGGCGGGCATCAACGTCGTGACCATCTCGACCATCCCGATGGTCTACCCGCCCGCAGCGCCGAGTCAGTGGCGCTCATTGCTCGAATCGGCTTGCAAGCAAGGCGGTTCGACGTTCTACGCATCGGGATGTGAACCGGGGATCATCAGCATGCATCTGCCGGTCGCGCTACTGGCGGGCGCCGGTCGGATCGACAGCTACAGAATGGATGAGTACGCGGTCGGGATGGACGAGGTTTACCCGATTTGGGATGTGCTGCACGAGTCCATGGGCTTCGGAAAGCCGGACGGACACGTGCCGGCACGTATCGCGTCGGGCAAGGTCCACCACGACTGGGAACCGGTGGTGCGTTATATCGCCGATGTGCTCGGCCTGCGACTGGATTCCGTGGACCTCGAATGGGAGACATTACTGGCCCCCGACGATCTGAAGACCGCACTCGGGACGATCGGCAAGGGGACCATCTGTGGTCACCGCTGGAAGTTGGCGGGCATGGTCGACGGCCGGCCGCTGGTCTCCATCCAGTACTTCGCGACCGTGTCGTCGACACCGTGGCCCGATTCGTGGCCCAAGCCCGAGGGTGGCGCGGGAATGGTGCACCGCATCGTCGGGCGTCCCAGTCTGCGATTGCAGGTGAGCTTCGAGGAAGGGCCGGACGAGGACGCGAATCCGTCTCTGGTCTTCACCGGGCAGGCAATCGTCAACGCGATTCCACATGTCGTCGAAAGCCCGCCCGGACTGCTGGAACCGGTCCTGGGACGATCGGTTGCCACGCGAGGGTCGCGGACGGCTGTCAGGACATGA